GTGCTCGTCCCAGCTGACTGCTTCCTTCAGGCTCGCCTCCAGGACACGAACCTCCTTCACATTTTTCTGCACCACCCTCCTGGTTGCTTCCAATTCTTCCTGTAAACTCTGCTTTTCTGCCTCTAACAACATCAGTTGCTTGGAGACCTTGGTGACTACGGTGAGATgtaggagagaagaagaaaaacagtttaACGGAAAGTAGTGAGGATCAAAGAAAAGGTGAAACAGAGTTCCTTTGATTCATGATATCTTTAAGAGATCTTCAGAATTTTTTTAGTATTTGccttttaaagaatttattttccATCTTTCATCCAGTACCTTCAGATTGGTGCTTGCTGTGATTGGCCTTGGCTTTAACATGCTGGGCCTCAAGCTGATCAATCAGAACCTGGTTCTCCTGCAAAACCAGAAAGGCCTGCTGTTGAAGctgatgactgcagagagaaagaaagatgcTGCTATTAAGTAATTCATGTCAGTGTACGATCATTTCGTTTTATTACTTCAAACTGAATTAACCTTTTTACAGAACACCCTTAAAGCCTCCACATCTTGTCCAGAATCATTCAtctttctgtttgtattttatacaacaacagcaacatggTTTGTTTGTAAGCTGGTCAACTGCTTATAGGAGTCATGAAGTCCACAGCTTCAAAAAAAGTGGATGGAATGGAATCAAtgcatgtaaatgttttatcaCTAGAACTGTCAAAGAGTCAATTTTACCCATAGAACTGCCAGTTCCATGGGTTTCTAAAACCTCTGTATAATGTTGGGCTCAATATTTACGCTACATCTGGTTGCCAAGCAGCGCCTATCGCTTAAACATATCTTTATAAACAGGCTGCAACAATAGCCAAGTAGATCACCAAATAACTCACTAGCTATATAGATTCATCCAATGTGTGAAGGATGATGCTGATCATAGTGTAAATAGGCTagtttgtgtgtgaaaaaaagttttgaaGGTCCCCAAATCCACAATTGCTGGTGAGGTGAGACAATAGTAGATTCTCAGCCAGCTGTTACGAAGCAGCTCCGAAGAGCTCTACCCTGCCAGGGGACTTTAACTGATAAATAAACATGGAGCACTGGGAGTAGGCAgcatggagggaggggagacaCTCACTACTCTTTTTCTAATTATATGTAATGCTTGAAAATCTGTGAAGCTGCCCTATAATTTTTAAGAGAATGAGTACGGCTGCAAGCAAGGAACTACTGATGGCACTAACACATATATCATTTCTCTTACCAGTCCTTCTGGCTAACCACTCCAATCTTGGCAATTTCATCATGGAGTCTCTCATTTTCTTTGATCACTTCTTCAACATGAACACGCAATCGCTTCACTTCTTCCTGTAGCAGAGCAACACACAAGGACCTCTTACTTTAAGAATTcaatataagaaaacaaaaaaatgtctgctcTGCTAGCGCTCCCCTAAATGAAAAATGTGGGTGCACCAAGAGTCCTGTTGGTCCCGTGCCCCTTAACAATGGTCTTGGTCCTCATAGTTGAGATCCTGTTACCATTAAATGTGGACCAGGATTGGCTCAGTGCACAAAACCCTGCCAAATGGAGTCTGATCAATGAAACCACATAGCATGTTTACATTGCACTGCTGCTCAATGCTTTTATGATGGCTAAAATCAGTGAGTTTTGTTTCCTATTACTTGATTTCCTTTTAAGTTGTACAACAATGTGCCTGTACAGTGAGtactttaatttattttggcCTTCAACAGCAAAATATCATTAAGCATTATCACTAAATAAGTAATGATTTTGGTTTCAGTATTGCAATTCTAAATAGTTATAATAGTTACCTCCCACCGGTGACAGGCACCGTTTCTAAAGTAATCTGTCATTCATCACCAAGGCAGAGCATAACACACCATGAAGAAGAGATGACAGAAGGCCGAGTTTAAAACTCAGACACATGCAGGCAATCTCTCACAAACCTTTTACCTCAGTGGTTTGCAGAAGTGCATCTTTCTCGTTCATCCTGTCCTCGTAtgccagcagcagaggagacaaaTACTTCATGTCAAGCTACAAAACAGGACACAGAGAAATGACCAAAATTAGCCTCAATATCAAGCTATGAATGTATTCTATCCACACATGGCTCGTAGGTTCATGGCATTCAttgtaaacacattaaataagTTTAATTTGACTATTACACAGTCAAAAGGTCAGCATACATAAATAATGTATTGTACTGTTAAATAAAGGTACCAACCagccagggaggaggagagcccGTCTTTGGTAAGCCACTGATTTTGGAGCTCTGGATGAGATAGTGAGAAGAAAAGATCAgcttttgtaccatcaccaCAGACAATGGTTACCATGCAACCATTCAACAGATAAggtaaatatataaaaatgagaatatgttttatattttaatggGGAAGGGAATGTACTGTACATTTCACTAATGAATCCTTTACAACTGCATTCATCTACAGTAGAAACGATTTCTCCTTTATCTTTTTCTTTCACCAGCCTCCTTCAGCTGACAGTAATGAGGGCTACCAGAGACATGGAGCTAGAGAGGAACTTGGTAGTGCTGAGAGAAGAAGAGCCCCTGATGTGAATGCACAGTATGAGGTAGTGTATGATTAAAACCACAGACTGCCTTTCTTCTTCAGTGTAAATGGTGCAGCAGCGTGGATAGACTGGACTGGACAGACTGCCGCAGCCGCGACAAAAAACTCCTTCAGTGCAACAAATCCGATGGAAGGGCTGACAAAAGGAAAACCTCACTGCACGCAGCAGGGTTCTGGATCAAAGGTGGATATCTATCCTAAAGGCACAGTTACAGAGCGTGGAAAATTAAGCAATGTACCAATAATAGATTCTTTTAAAAAGATGGGCTTTTTCAAAAGATGAGCTTATACAACAAAATCAAACTTAAACAAAAGACTAAAATTCCTCCCGGTGGTGGGACAAGCAACATAAGGAGGGGAACACATACATctgtttcatttatttctaACAGCTCTAACAGAGGCTGACTGATACGCTAAAACTTCCTGGTACAAATTAGCTGACAGGAGGAATTGTTCTGAGCTGGTAATGTAAAACTGGCTGCTATTATCCACAGGACACCTTATCTAAAATGACTCATGAGCAAGCCATGGACCTTTAACTACTCTCTGAAGCCCATAATTAGGAATAGTTTATCAGTGCACCCTTCACCTCATAGCTTGTCATACCTCCTGTTTGGACAGTGGTCTGAAGCGGGTCTGGTAGCGGCTTAGCTCCACATTCAGGCGGTGAACTGTCAATTTGAGGGCATCGTTTTCATCCACCAGCTCCTGAGCATGTTGCCTCAaattctgcagctctgtctggcTGCCTGCATTCACCAACATATCAGGTTATAAATATTTTGGTGACATTCATTCAGCATACATAATAGAATAACTCAATAGCACGATGGCCTGCTGAGGTTATTCCTCATCTATGTGGACTGCTGACCCTGAGCAACAGCCAGGAGGAAAACAGAGTTCCATCCTTGGGGTAAAATAGAGAATACATAATCTGTGCTTCGCTTGTAGAGTAGTAGAACTCCAGTGTTTTTTCAATCTAATTTGATATTTCTTTTAATCACACTacatttacttttacttttctaTCCCTACATGAATTTCCAACTGGTTCATTTCTTTGTACACATCTCCTATGTATTCATCACTTTACCTGCAGAGGACCTCAGGTTTGAGGACACTTGGCTGTGACTAATCTCCTGTTCCAGGCGCTGCAGTCTCTCCTCTAGTAGCTTTTGTTGGTCTACCATCCTTGTGTTCTTCTCTGAAAGGCTTTGCCCCACCTCCCTCTGTGACTCACTATATACCTTGCTTGGCTCTAGAGACAAGGTTGTCGAGTGTTGTGGGCTTTTGGCTTGGCTGGAGTGGTCTGTGGTTATTCTAGGTAATGTGGCTGAAATAGCAAAGGGGAAAAACATCATAAAATATGCATGCTATTGGATTTTTGcagcacatgttgctttttGTCAAGTCAAATTGAAAACACGTAATTCTAAATCACAGCACACTTGAACCTCAACATCTGAGGTAAGCATGGAACTCGTGGGAATAAAAGCTCAGTGGGAAGCAGAGCAACCTAGAAATAATATTCTAAATGGTATCTTGAGTTTAAATGTTGTTGAAGCCCTTTTCATTTGGGGCTTGATCAGTGTGCCTAAAGTAGAATGACTCTTAAGTTGACTACACAGAGGGGAAACTGTACAaatgaaattattatttaagtactcagcaaaagaaaaagaaaaaaagcgcTGTCAAAATGAcaagcagaaacacagcaggttaCTGTAGCACTTACACCTACATGGCACATCTTCTTTCCAATTATCCGGGCTCGTTCTGACAGATGATTTCTTCTCTTTGGCTTTTGGAGACTGGTCACTATTCTTTCCCACAGAGACATCTGCAAGATGTGAAACATCAACACGAAATCACCATCATCAATTCAATACATCGGCAAAAGAAGTACTCCTTTAACCTGTGATTAAGTTAGGAGCATTTCAGGAcattcaaaacattttaaattatcATTGTGAAAAGCGTGCAGGCAGCTGAGCTCAACTACAATGATGCTTTCCATTAAGCTGTGATGACAAACCATAAGATAACCTCTCTGTGGTCTTTTTCTTTGTATTGATGAAAACCAGCTATTATGCCTTCCTTTGTATTACTAACCCTCAtaaaagaaaagtcacagcttTAGTGCAGGTGGAAATCAATTTGTACCTGCAATCAAGTGCCATGTTATTTAAAGATTTCCACAGAGTATTTTTGTATGCTTTTCAATGAATTAATCATTACCACCATCACAACATCATGTGTCATACAGGTGGTTTGTGTCAACCTGCAATCTGCATTTTTAAGGCAAATTATGTAAACCACCTGGCGAAGTTGTTTTTATTGGGATGTACAATATGTGGGCCAGCTCTCAATCAAACAAAACATTACCATAAGAAGCATTCAGCCCTGTATTGTTGCCATCAGGCTACAGTTTTCTTATAGCTGTGTACTATGAACTCCTATTTCCTATTAGGGTGAATTCAGTTACCTGGAGAAGGCTTTCTTCTGACAGGCATATGCGTTGGCTGGGGTGtgctggactgagacagacaagcaaaacaaacagagacTCAGTCAGATAGGGAACGAGTAAATGTTTTCTTACAGACTGCCAGAGCCCCACTGCCTGGGTTTCTGTTGTGAGAGGCTAtttcacacactgcactgtgtttATGGCCATTGTCAAAATGTATACATTAAGATCTTGTCAGTGTGTTCATTGGAGTGTGAATCTTTTAAAGGTACTTGTAGGAAGGTTCAGAGTAGAGAATAGGTGCAGCCGaagcaaaagaaagaaacaaatcaATCAAACGCAGCTCTGCAAAAAACTATTATTATTCCACACTAAGACTGACAGAAGATCCAGTGGACTGAGGCAAaactactatatatatatatatatatacacagtatataaCACAAACAGTATACTCATAAACGAACATCTTCACTCTGATGATGATTTATCTATTAGAGAAGTAAAAAATTTAGTTATATGATCCACTTTACTGGTGCTCATGCAACAAAGAAGAACACCCTATCCAGTATTATGTtcgattaaaatgttttctcGTTGACTGTTAGCAGGAGACAGATTCTGCAAACTGCCAGGGATGATAACTGACAGGGGACACAGAGCTCACTGGGACCATTAGAGGTTAGCAACCAGTGTACAGGTCAAAAACATGAATAGAACAAAGTCCCTGAGGTATGCTGTAGGATACAGCTCTTGGGATATAATATATCCCGGGGTATTTAAAAGACACCTGACAAGAAATAGCAGATATGTCATGAACCCTGGAATAGACCTGTATAAGGTGTAAAAATGCCTCGGCTTGCAAAAAGGTGCCTACTGCTAATACCGTACAGTCATAGTCTGCCATAAATCACAATGAGAAGAGGCAGTTTTCAAGGCAACttgcaggagagaaaaaaagaccaAATGGTTTCCACCTGAACTGCAGACAAAAGCTGCAAAATGATGTCATGTAACAAAAGGTGAAGTCTtactatatataaataaatcaaaagccAACTGTGGAACACCTGCAAAGGCACAGATACAGGGGATCAATTAGCCTCAAGTACACCCCCAACAACACTgataaaagaaacacagaaaggGCATCTATACTATACACTATAAGCTACGTCCTTACAAATGACCACTGACTTCAGTTTCAGCAAAAGTCATACAAAGTCCTTGGCTGCTGTACAACACTCTTCACAAATACACAGTATTTATTCTCTGTGAAACTGTGCCTCCCAATGGATCAGTATGGGATCACAATATCAACCCTTGGCTGCAAAAGCGCCACAAACATAAGATTAACAATGTCCCACAAACCTGTTAGAGCGTACAGACTCTCCTGGAAATGGCACACCCAGATGTGATGCTTTTTTGTCGAACTAACATGtgttgtttccatggtaacataCCAAAATGTCTGTCAACACGTCTACAGGCAGCTGTCTGAAGTAGCTGCTATCGGCCTTTGAGTGGCTTTTGATAATTACCACCAATTAGTTCCTCACCTTAGATTTTATTGGCAGAGTATAGACAGGTTCTGTGACTGTGAAATTATCCTTCCTGTCCAGAGTTTGGTAGACAtgttcctccccctcctctttatCCTCTACTTCTTCAAGCTCCTCCTCTGAGTGGTCAGGTGACGACAGACGGTGCTGGCTGGCCAAATCTTCTGcccatctgtctctgtggaCGGTAAGAATGTGGACAGCTAGctccacagagggacacactAACAACCAATTTAACTTgtctaagaagaagaaatattaataataagTTGTTTAATATCAGGATACTATCTGGTGTTAATTAGTTCTATCAATGATAGCAGTGCTGTTTACTCTATTGCATGTATATTGATCAGTTTTATTATTTGTagtctgtgttttccttttaaatTCTTCAGATTGAAACCCATAATATAATCTTTTGGTAACTTTTCAAGGTCCTGTCCTACATTTTACTCCTTTGCTCCTGGTGGAGATCGTAGATTTTGTACTTGAATATAGGCCAAATAATACAGCTATTTATAAAAGTGGCACCATTTTGACCCATTTAATTCTGGGACCATTTTGACCCAATTTTCGTTTCTGACATACTTGACCCACTAGTGGTGACACACAAATCTTGTGAAACTGCTGTGAGAGGGCTACCTGGTGAAAAGTGCAGTGCTGATGTTTGGCTCGGATATGAAGGATCCTGATCGGTCACTCTCACAGAAAGATCTCGGCCGGGCTGGAGGAAGGGCCCAAGTCTGTCCAGTAAGGGAAGAGGACAATATGGCTGCCGCCAAGGCTGATCTGTGGACAATGCACAAATAAATTAATACCACTTGCAAGTCATAGTTTTGTGGTTTAAAATTAAACATGACATGATTTCCTAGAGGCGTTTGACAGCTTATGTCATTTCATGTGGAAAGGTGTAGTTGGGCCCACACTGCTGATTAAAACAACAATATCTACTAACCAGTAAACCAAAAGACAGGTCTCTGTGTTGTATCAATTCTGTTTTGGCTTTTTTGTAATCAAAACACTGCTGGCAACATGCTTTTGTATTGCAGTGTCTATGCCAGTTAATGTTCTTAAAGGATCCAATTATATTTCAGTCAGTAACAGTCTTGAATCAGCATTACAACAAAATACAGCTGGTGATCAGTCTGTGTAAATGGGTCAGCAATTGAGCCAGAAACATTCCAAAAGATGGATTAACAGGAAACAGTTTAAGAAATAGGACCACTATGGATGGATGCTGGAGGTTAGAGGTAAGGAAGGGAGGGGGTTAGGTACCTGGGTCTCTCAGGTGAGGGGTTGGGGcggtgaggaggaggggtgagagGTACGGCTGGCTTGGGGGCAACggaggcagcagggagcagaCCGTGAGCTATGTGTttctacacaacacacagaggaaggtcAGGCAGACActttacatcacacagacacacacggtaTAACACAAGGGCTAAGGAAGGAAAAATATCACATTTCCACGTGGTCAACAATTCATAACAATTTCAGGAAGTGACACGCTATATTACAGCAACCTGACCACAACAGGTCCAGACAAGTCTACTGTAAGCAACAGAAAACTAGCTTGTACGCAATAAATACACGGCTTCCCTCTGTACACATTTTTGTCAACAACATTACACCACAATGTTGACGATTAACTACTTATTTACTAAAGTGTAGTTCAAGTGCGTCAGAAAATAACTTTTGACAGCATTAGGTGGCAGAAATTGGGAAACTAGCTAGCTAAACAAAGGCAGAAACACGTCAGCTAAGAATGAGAACTGGTTCATTTCTCTTATAAAAATGCGTATAACTTACAAAGTCCTTGTCTTTCTCCCTCCTGAAGCTGAATTTGAACATCGTGAAAAATATGTTTGACCCTTAAACGAACTACATTCAACAGGCTGGCTGCTTGCTGCTCTCGGTAACCAGACGCTTCAGCACAAGAAGGCACCTCTTTATAAAAGTGGTGCTGATTGGCTGAATATGAAGACATGAGCCAATCAGAGACTGTTTAAATTAACCTAGCAACGACTTCTTATGTCAACCAGCAGATTGAGCAGCAGGGGGCGATGACGTTCCGCTGAGAACACATGGCTTTTGTAAACATTCATTTTGCTACTTTCGTTCAGTCTTATTATCATTTATTGATAGAACTGAGATTTTCATGAATACATGAATACAAAAGAAACACACTTTACCCCCACCTTACCTTAACAGGGTGTTGGATGTTTTGTCCTTTTCTTGCCATGTAGCCTAAGCTATGGTATACAATTCTGTCATTTAAATTCAAAAGCACTGTTCTTTCAACAGTTCAGAGCCCAAATCAACTCTTTCATAGGGTGTCCCTACAACAACATGctcacacccacccacacccacccacatACACGCTGCACAATGAGTATGATTAGTATGGCAAGGCCCAATGAGTACACATTATCACATGGTGTTTCAGTTTCTGAGATAAGGGATTAGAATGTCATAGGACACCAGGTCGGACTCACAATAGTTAAAAACATGAGTGTTGACTTGGTGTGTGTTGGCTCACGGAGGGCTGTGGTCAAACTTCATTCCAGACATTCCTAGCCCGTTTGGTAGTTTGAACCAGAGAGATGTTAAAAATCAAGAATATCACtaaaaatcaatcaaatcagGAACTTGATCTTGAACCTTTGTTTCATTCTCTTTTATTGAGATTTTTAGTTTACACATAGGATACAGCATGACACAAAGACCATCACAAAGCAACTGTGCAGTACAAAGAACAGAGAAAATAGCAAGGGCAACCTGACCGGTTTAAAGAACAGGTACCATATCCCTCTGCATACACACCAAGGCGTTTGGAATCGTAAGGCACTGTGACATGCACAAAAAGATGTATGCATGCTTCTGTTAGTACACTTCATGACACAATATGACAGTCTTGTTATACATGTAATGTGACATTTTCCTTCATGATTTAGCATAAATGGCACTTAAGACATAATATTAggtaaacaaagacaaacatggaTGTTACATCTTCTCAGTGTTactatttaaaaacatttacatttaaaatatctttacagagacaaaatgtAGCCATATATAAGTTCACCAAAGTGTTAAGCAAGGCT
This portion of the Parambassis ranga chromosome 3, fParRan2.1, whole genome shotgun sequence genome encodes:
- the cep89 gene encoding centrosomal protein of 89 kDa isoform X3, producing the protein MFKFSFRREKDKDFKHIAHGLLPAASVAPKPAVPLTPPPHRPNPSPERPRSALAAAILSSSLTGQTWALPPARPRSFCESDRSGSFISEPNISTALFTRDRWAEDLASQHRLSSPDHSEEELEEVEDKEEGEEHVYQTLDRKDNFTVTEPVYTLPIKSKSSTPQPTHMPVRRKPSPDVSVGKNSDQSPKAKEKKSSVRTSPDNWKEDVPSTLPRITTDHSSQAKSPQHSTTLSLEPSKVYSESQREVGQSLSEKNTRMVDQQKLLEERLQRLEQEISHSQVSSNLRSSAGSQTELQNLRQHAQELVDENDALKLTVHRLNVELSRYQTRFRPLSKQESSKISGLPKTGSPPPWLLDMKYLSPLLLAYEDRMNEKDALLQTTEEEVKRLRVHVEEVIKENERLHDEIAKIGVVSQKDCHQLQQQAFLVLQENQVLIDQLEAQHVKAKANHSKHQSEVTKVSKQLMLLEAEKQSLQEELEATRRVVQKNVKEVRVLEASLKEAVSWDEHCNITAKLTRQLEQQESKYKSETEELLLRASSLQEENRSLALDKAKLTADLKTMEEELKLSRQVNRKAERQMSVLKRQKEEYVLKEENTRHYLGAVVSVAEHISQERDQLLHMASVLQEEKQGCIDRIQNGTVRFEKLQEEVKVYRRQASTRLAALEEAAEGRTASCQREILHLQRLLRERQEAEEKLLQSKREVEEELEVVWQAATRENQQMRETLLDSKQAGEIHNWTATGTSFPDCPLEMPDENNTSSQHKHGLDYYC
- the cep89 gene encoding centrosomal protein of 89 kDa isoform X2 — encoded protein: MARKGQNIQHPVKKHIAHGLLPAASVAPKPAVPLTPPPHRPNPSPERPRSALAAAILSSSLTGQTWALPPARPRSFCESDRSGSFISEPNISTALFTRDRWAEDLASQHRLSSPDHSEEELEEVEDKEEGEEHVYQTLDRKDNFTVTEPVYTLPIKSKSSTPQPTHMPVRRKPSPDVSVGKNSDQSPKAKEKKSSVRTSPDNWKEDVPCRSTLPRITTDHSSQAKSPQHSTTLSLEPSKVYSESQREVGQSLSEKNTRMVDQQKLLEERLQRLEQEISHSQVSSNLRSSAGSQTELQNLRQHAQELVDENDALKLTVHRLNVELSRYQTRFRPLSKQESSKISGLPKTGSPPPWLLDMKYLSPLLLAYEDRMNEKDALLQTTEEEVKRLRVHVEEVIKENERLHDEIAKIGVVSQKDCHQLQQQAFLVLQENQVLIDQLEAQHVKAKANHSKHQSEVTKVSKQLMLLEAEKQSLQEELEATRRVVQKNVKEVRVLEASLKEAVSWDEHCNITAKLTRQLEQQESKYKSETEELLLRASSLQEENRSLALDKAKLTADLKTMEEELKLSRQVNRKAERQMSVLKRQKEEYVLKEENTRHYLGAVVSVAEHISQERDQLLHMASVLQEEKQGCIDRIQNGTVRFEKLQEEVKVYRRQASTRLAALEEAAEGRTASCQREILHLQRLLRERQEAEEKLLQSKREVEEELEVVWQAATRENQQMRETLLDSKQAGEIHNWTATGTSFPDCPLEMPDENNTSSQHKHGLDYYC
- the cep89 gene encoding centrosomal protein of 89 kDa isoform X4; amino-acid sequence: MFKFSFRREKDKDFKHIAHGLLPAASVAPKPAVPLTPPPHRPNPSPERPRSALAAAILSSSLTGQTWALPPARPRSFCESDRSGSFISEPNISTALFTRDRWAEDLASQHRLSSPDHSEEELEEVEDKEEGEEHVYQTLDRKDNFTVTEPVYTLPIKSKSSTPQPTHMPVRRKPSPDVSVGKNSDQSPKAKEKKSSVRTSPDNWKEDVPCRSTLPRITTDHSSQAKSPQHSTTLSLEPSKVYSESQREVGQSLSEKNTRMVDQQKLLEERLQRLEQEISHSQVSSNLRSSAGSQTELQNLRQHAQELVDENDALKLTVHRLNVELSRYQTRFRPLSKQESSKISGLPKTGSPPPWLLDMKYLSPLLLAYEDRMNEKDALLQTTEEEVKRLRVHVEEVIKENERLHDEIAKIGVVSQKDCHQLQQQAFLVLQENQVLIDQLEAQHVKAKANHSKHQSEVTKVSKQLMLLEAEKQSLQEELEATRRVVQKNVKEVRVLEASLKEAVSWDEHCNITAKLTRQLEQQESKYKSETEELLLRASSLQEENRSLALDKAKLTADLKTMEEELKLSRQVNRKAERQMSVLKRQKEEYVLKEENTRHYLGAVVSVAEHISQERDQLLHMASVLQEEKQGCIDRIQNGTVRFEKLQEEVKVNMNSCSLQVTCAQQEKWAVNLLNENDLDD
- the cep89 gene encoding centrosomal protein of 89 kDa isoform X1 encodes the protein MFKFSFRREKDKDFKHIAHGLLPAASVAPKPAVPLTPPPHRPNPSPERPRSALAAAILSSSLTGQTWALPPARPRSFCESDRSGSFISEPNISTALFTRDRWAEDLASQHRLSSPDHSEEELEEVEDKEEGEEHVYQTLDRKDNFTVTEPVYTLPIKSKSSTPQPTHMPVRRKPSPDVSVGKNSDQSPKAKEKKSSVRTSPDNWKEDVPCRSTLPRITTDHSSQAKSPQHSTTLSLEPSKVYSESQREVGQSLSEKNTRMVDQQKLLEERLQRLEQEISHSQVSSNLRSSAGSQTELQNLRQHAQELVDENDALKLTVHRLNVELSRYQTRFRPLSKQESSKISGLPKTGSPPPWLLDMKYLSPLLLAYEDRMNEKDALLQTTEEEVKRLRVHVEEVIKENERLHDEIAKIGVVSQKDCHQLQQQAFLVLQENQVLIDQLEAQHVKAKANHSKHQSEVTKVSKQLMLLEAEKQSLQEELEATRRVVQKNVKEVRVLEASLKEAVSWDEHCNITAKLTRQLEQQESKYKSETEELLLRASSLQEENRSLALDKAKLTADLKTMEEELKLSRQVNRKAERQMSVLKRQKEEYVLKEENTRHYLGAVVSVAEHISQERDQLLHMASVLQEEKQGCIDRIQNGTVRFEKLQEEVKVYRRQASTRLAALEEAAEGRTASCQREILHLQRLLRERQEAEEKLLQSKREVEEELEVVWQAATRENQQMRETLLDSKQAGEIHNWTATGTSFPDCPLEMPDENNTSSQHKHGLDYYC